Below is a window of Populus trichocarpa isolate Nisqually-1 chromosome 3, P.trichocarpa_v4.1, whole genome shotgun sequence DNA.
TCTTCTCAGGTTAAGGCAAAACTAGTTTAGGGATTTTTCAACAAAACTATTTTACAAAAGTTAcaaagagtaaaaaataaaagcaagaatGACTagggttataaaaaaaacaacttttcaccCTTGTTGTTGGAAGAATGACTTTTCAGTCATTTGAGATATCTAGAAATCTACTCAAATATTACATTGAATGCACGTCgccattttgttttctaaaaaacatcttttttaataaagatgAGCTACCTGACTATAATGAATCCCAATAATTCTATAGGGGACAAATAAATCTCACAAAGAAGGTAAAAAATCTCTTGTTAATGGGACATACAATTCTCATGTAAAAAGATTCTCATTAAAACTGATAACTTTTCAAATCTTTGGGTATTTAATACACAAAACTTGGGGAGTTACTAAGTATCAATATTTTagttcaatattttaatttttttatgatatggaaaaatacattaacaacacatatatttaaaaaaccttttaacCTTGATAGAtcagtgtttatatatatatatatatatatatatatatatatatatatatatatatatatatatatatatatatataacgtgtaagagatatttaaattgttagacCAAACATCTCTAGGCTCGACATCATGCCAAACCCAAATGGATATAGAATTAATGATCTTTCTAGGCTCCATATTTGGCCACAATACTTCATTTGTTTATTCTTGTAATCCttaacataaaatcttaaggtCATATCTCAAACACTCTTAGGTGTAAAATAGTCTTTTAAGGACATACCACAAttccattaatattaataacgtgtaagagatatttatcttttattaatgatGTGTATGAGGTATTTATCACTCATTGATATTATCAGAAggaaattacttttcaaatccTTCTCTcatcaaaatgaaaagattCATAGGCTATAAATGCCCAATGAATCTTTTGAGCGTAAGATTTAGATTTCAattcattttgaatatttttagcatatatattttcagataccatctctttaaaatactattgtattttttctttttttaaaaatatttatttaaacatttgagagtcatcaaatttttaaaaagagaacTTTTTGTAGGTACTAGCTACTAGTTACCGTGACCTATCCAGACACAGGTATAAGCTCCCAGCCAccttaactaaaacaaaatgaataaatCAAATTGCTAGAaccaataaattaatcaattatccaaTCCATAAACCCTACTTCTAAACCActtgaatattttgaaatatcagCAAACTTAATCCGTAATAAATCACGTGTGAGTTGGCTAGTTAACAACATTACAAACAAGTTAATCTGCACCAGCTACGAAACAATTATCTGGTGAGCATCCAAAATCACGTTGTTGAACTCTAAACAATATGGAATTTGGTtaagaaggaataaaaaaacaatgatgcaCCGAATTGACAGGGTCAGTAAAGTTTAGACATCAAAATTGAAAGCACGCAAATTATGCCTTTTcatttgaagaagaaggaagaaaaacaaaagagcaaACAtggaaataaagtaaaaaaaaggggGCAAATCCGGGATGACAAGAAAGGGACAGCAGAGGGAGATGGATACGAGAGATTTTCAAAAACCCTCGTTCCAATTAAAGCAAAACTCATAAACATAACCCTCCCACCCcaacccttttcttcttccatagccCCTTTCTCTTCCCCTTTCTTTTCCCCTCCccttcaataaattattaaaaaaccccccaaaaccctaaccctaacctcTCCCTATATCTCTCTCtgtattattactattattattatacccAAAACATTTCTGATTACTactattttagttttcttatttgattatcGAGAGACATGGGAGAAATGGTTGCTACAACTGATGCTACTTCTGCCGTtactggtggtggtggtgctggtAGTGGACGACAGCAGCAGCATACACTGTCAGCGAGAGTGAGGAAAATTATACAATCGATTAAAGAAATTGTGGGAAATTTCTCTGATGCTGATATTTATATGGTCCTTAAAGAGACCAACATGGATCCTAATGAGACCGTTCAAAAACTGCTCAATCAAGGtctgctctttttttatttattcattttttgctGTGTTGACTGATGGTTGTTGTGCGTGCGTGTTTCCTGTGAGAAGTATTTAGACTTTGCAAGTTGGAAAATAACGGGCATATGCTAAAGaatggtgtttttattttccgGGTTCTAAgggttttagttttaaatacaAGTTAATTCTTTTTGGCTTTGGTTCTGGCGTTTATGGCTTGTGCAATGGGCCTTTTTTTCTGTGTTGTTTTCCAGTCTGGAAGTTGAAAATTGATGGTCTCTATTGGGGTTTTCACTGTCACGACGTTATGTTTAGCTTTGCTGCGTTTTTGTGTGCTTTGGTGTTTGTGATGTGTTTTGAGTAGTGGGTATTAGGTGCTTTCTGTTGATGTTTTATTATAGAAGTGAGTGTGCAGTTCTCAATGTGCCAggcttgaaaaacaaatgaccTCTCAaaagtttgttttcttcatGTTATCTTGGTCCATTGGAATTGCGTTGTGCTTGTTGGTAAGAAATTCTTAACTTGATGGTTGTTGGGCCAAGAGTAAATTTTTAAGGTGTGTTTGGTGTTTTAGAGTGGAAAGGAAGGGAGGGGAACTATAGAAGGGGGTGAAAAGACCATCCGAggtatatgatttttctttgtttggtgaGAGTAAAAGGGCGAGGTAAGAGGTAATGGTTATTAGGTTACGCATATGTTATTGAagtaaaattgttttcttataatattgaTTTGGAGGTTAATGATAATTGTTATATGTAGTAGAAGTCATCAGCAGATTGTTCTATGATGTGAGAATGCTGTCAGTGTGAGAATGCCAAAATTATAGTTCTATTGATGTGCATTTTCTGGAACATGATATTAATGTGATTGGCATGTTTAATTCATACTTTTGTCACAGCATTGGATGAAATCTGTCCGTCTTGAGTATCATTGTTTCATGATTATCTGCTATCCATATTTTCAGCTACTTTAATGTAGACTGCTCAATGGTTCATTATAGTTCATCATGCTTGGTCTGTGGTGCATCATCACCGAGCCATGTTCATTTGCTTATGGTCCCTGTCATGGAAGTTAGGTAAGTTGGTTGGTCATTAAGCTGATGCTCTTCAATGATGTGTGTGGATATATCACTTGAGTTTTAGGGAGGTTAGGAAGATGGGTGTAGCTACCCATGACTTCTTTTAGAAAATGTCTTAGTTTGTTGGAAATAAAAATCTGTGTTTCTTGAACCTTCTTATTAGTCCTATGAAATGGTATCTTTGTGTGCTGTGATTTCCCCTCTCTGGCTTGTGTTGGCTACCTTGTTGGTTTGGTCATTTTTGAAagtgtatttaattttgatgtgttagtTGTATAACCCTCTTattcaaatgaattttatttgattttcttatcaGATCCGTTTCATGAGGTGAAGAGAAAAAGAGATAAGAAGAAAGAGGTATGATTTTGTGATCTTTCCTAATTGAATTCTGTCCTGTTGTCTTGATCATTTTTCCCAATTGATATTTATGCTATTGCTAATGTGATCTCATTTGTGAATTATTACTTATTGTAGTGGAGTCACAATATGCTTTATGCTTAACATTTGGAAAGTGCTGATCTGTTAAATTCTTCTCACATGATTTCCATCATCATTGATTGCTAGACATTTGATTCTATAAATTCATTAGAGTTTTGGAATTAACATCCGACATTGCATTATTTTCTGTGTTTTCAGATTGAAATTTTCTGCTTTATTATTATGTTCAATTAGTCCAATATGAACTTATTAGACCATGCCATTTAAGAATTTGCAACTGTTCACATTTAAGGAATTTGTCTCTACTACCTCTTaaataattatgcaatacaGGATTCAAGGAAATCTTATATCCAATTCAATTTGCAATTTCAAACATTCAAGGAATTTTTGATATGTCATATTGTGAGTTTTGTTGTTTGGAGAATGTGCTCTCATAATTCTCGTATCTATGCTCTCTTGCatcagaattaattaatttttcttctgtCAAAAATTCTTAAATACATTCGGGTGAACAGCTGCTAAGATTGAACATAATTTACATGGATTAAGGTCTTTGATTAAAAGGTATACAATGCTGTTTCAAATTGAAGTTTAAGTGTTTTGTTTTACAGTTATTGCATTAATTCCCGTGTCAATGCTTGCACTGATCTAACATTTTACTCATGAGTTTACATGCTTGTGGCCTCAGAGTATGAGTTACAGGGGTTCTGTGGATTCAAGAAAACAACCTGAGAATTTTGATCAAGGGATGAGACCCCGTACATTTTTGGATCGCTATGCTCAACGAGGAGGCCATACTCGAACTGATTCGATTGGTAATAGAGGAGTTAACAGAGAATTCCGTGTCGTGAGAGACAACAGAATTAATCAAAATGCAAATAGAGAACCAAAGCCTGCTTTGCCGCAAGGTTCAACATCAGCAAAGGAGAAAGGCAGTGGAGTTACAGAAAAAGGGTATGCCTTTTCAGGTTCTTTCACAAACTTTTCATGCCGttgtttttctgtttgttttcatTTACTTACGCTGACTGTCGTTCTTGGTGGCCCTATTATGCCCGAGTGCAAAATGCTAGTCTGGTAATTATTTTCACAAACCCTAGCAATCTTTGCTGGTGCAAAAgcgttttgtttatatttatcacATAACCATTCAAGCTTCTGAACTAAGACAGATTTGATATGATCATGACCTTAGTAAACCACAATCCTCAGCTTGAGAGCTTCCGTTCTACTAGCAATGGTCATGAAGTGACATTGTGAACTTAGTTATAGCTTATAAGTTTCACTTTTACAGTTAAAATAAGTAGCTGCTACATAACTTGGATAAATGTTAaattttacttgtattttttggaaaaagaagGGCAACAAGCTCTAAAAGCATTGGCTGTCATCCAAGCATGCAGGGTTCTGTTAATGCAGTTAGTGTTACTGTTATATTATGTGTGTTTTCACCAACCTGAAAGCACATATGCAATCATGCCAAATTACTAGCTTTCCCAACCCACAACCTTAGCTGATAAGGAATAGTGCTAAAAAACCTCAAAGTCAATGTGTTTGTAAGTTCCTAGGGTAGGTGCTTTTACCTAGGCCTACATGAGGTGGCCAATGAGCACCTAAAGTGCAGACCTCATCAGTTAATTAGGTGAGAAAAAGATAaattctctgtttttgtttctttgggAAAATATTCTCTCTATTTTGTTCAGTTCCTTTGCTTTCTCTCACCACTCCTTTCCCCCCTTTCTGTCCATGTTTTTCCTAGACAAAACTGaggggttttattttattttatttttttcaaatttgagctGATAggctaattttattttcatgtagaGCGCATACCCGTTCTTGGTGCCTAGATTCCAAGAGCTATTGCTGCTTTAGCACAGCTAGTCTCTTTTAAGAACTCTTAGCAGGACAAGGGAGGCTAATCTTTTGGAGTTTCCGGAATTCAATTGACAATTATTCTGGTTTTAAACAGTGCATTGTAGATAATGAAGAAACCCTTAATTTCCACTGGGGTATTTCTTTTGCAAACTTAATGGAGCTTGGGTAAATAGGACTTTCAATGAGATATTgtggaaaggaaaaaagaaattgagagaatAGAGGATTTTTGGGTATCCTTTTAATGAGATATTCTTTCTTCATTTAGTTTCCACCTTGAAAGTTCTTATTATTCTGAGAAAATCTTTGGTTACTAGGGTTCTAACTTAGAAGGCAcagtagaaaaaaaagggaacctGGTGACTATTATTAAAGAGTTGAATATCAACTTTTACTGAAAAAAGAAGCAATGAAGGAATTCCACTGTGGTTTTGCTTTGCATCATACAAGTGATCGTTCCTATGTTCTTTGCTATTGAATCATTATTTACTTTCAGTTGAAAATCGAACTGACTATTTTTAAGGAATTGAACAAgatccttatttttcttttagcagTTCAGCAGGAATTTCAAACAACAACTTAAAGCCTTCTAACGCACAAAGTTCATCTCAAACTTCTAATGGGCCTACTTATCCTGAACCTAGATACAACAGAGATGCTAAGTCAAGGGCTGGTGATAGGAAAGTGGTATCAGAGGAAAAGCGATCTACAGCTTCTAATGCTACTACTTCACGGGCACAAGTGGTGAAACCCAATAATTCTCAACAACATGATGCATCGCTAGCTTCAAGCAATTCTGTTGTTGGGGTGTACTCCTCCTCGACAGATCCTGTGCATGTGCCATCTCCCGATTCTAGATCATCTGGTGTTGTTGGGGCGATTAAGCGTGAGGTTGGGGTGGTGGGTGGTCGCCGGCAGTCTGAAAATGCTGTCAAAGATTTGTCATCAAGTAATTCATTCTCAGAATCATTTCATCCTTTAACTGCAATATCTAATACCGATCAAGTCCGTCAAACTGCTGTGATTGAATCAATGCCCAGCGTTCCTGTTAACAGATCATTGTTACACAACCAGTATAACAGCAGGCCTCATCAACAAACTGTGGGTTATCCAAAAGGTTTTACATCTTCCATAAGCTCTTTTCTTAGATTATTGTCCTTTAAATTGTTCTTGCTGCTGTTTCGATAACAATAGTCTGTGATGACCTTTTCTGCTTTGAATCATccatttctggttttttttttgacatctgAAAAGCGCTCGTTATTTACATTAATCTGCCCACTCATGGTTGTTATTATGGCGTGATTTCTATATGAACTTAAGTACTATTATTACAGCATGTGTTACATCACAACTGGGCTTTAATGATGCTATTTCTTCAAGGGTTTAGATTGTTGAGCATTGAATGTCGTCCAGATTCTGGAGTGTTTTAGAGATACACCTTTGCTGCAAAGGGGCTTCGTActtgaaaattgatataaatgGCCTAATAGGGTTTTGATATTAACTGTTAATTTCCCCTGTGCTTGATCTCATTCTATCatatttcattattaattttaatgaatgaaaattctcctgctttttaattttagttgagTTATTAGCTTCTTTCCGTAGTTTGTACACTTATAAGTATGAGGAACATTAATGAAAACTTGCAATGACTGGACTGCTCTACTTATTTTCTGAAATTTCTGGGACTTGTTTAACCAAAAAATTTTGTGCAGCTTCACAGCATAATAAAGAGTGGAAACCAAAGTCGAGCCAGAAATCAAGCATTACTAGCCCTGGAGTTATTGGAACACCAACAAAATCCAGTTCGCCTCCCACAGATAATTCTAAGAGCATGGAATTGAATGCAGCTAATTTGCAGGACAAGTTTTCACGAGTAAACATTCATGAAAATCAGAATGTAATCATAGCACAACATATTCGAGTCCCTGAGAGTGATAGGTGCAAGCTGACCTTTGGCAGTTTTGGAGTGGAATTCGATCCTTCCAGGAATTCTACTCCTGGATTTCAAGCAGTAGGAATTTCAGAAGAATCAAACAGGGAATCTGCCATCAGGTCTGTTTTCTATTTTGCACAATCTTTTTCATCTAGAGGTTTTGCAAATTAAGATATCTGAATTGGGAAAGCTTTGGAATGTTGTTGTTTCCATATAACAGTCTTCAGATGAGTTCCATACTGTCTATCAATGTGAATGGTGGTAAGGTCATTTGCTCTGAACACTCGCAATTGTTATTGTTCATTTAGGGCTGGTGTCCATAAATTGGTATCTTTCTGTTGCAGTTAAATAAACTTAAGCAAACAAAGTCAGAAATATTgctgataaataataattaggatAAATTTAGTAATGTAATAGCACCAGTACAAGTATCCTATCACTGGAAGAGTAAAGATAGGAGTTTTCAAGTAGAaattaaaaggacaaaaaaagaaaagaaaagagaagtgtGTTAAAAAAGCTGTAGAAAATTACATATTAAAAGCAGTTGATTGAACATAGTTAACATGAAAAATGCTATGCCAAGTTCAGTGCTCTAATTTGTGCTAAACATGAAATAGTAAATGTGATGGCAGTTTACCAGCATCTTGTCCGGAGTCTTCCAGTGAAGATGCACCTGGTGGCAAGCAGATTGAGTTGCTAGATGATCAAGCAAGAAATTCTGAGTCCGACTCTCCAGAAGCTGGTTTAGCTTCTGAACATCAATTGCCTGAGAAGTCATCAAGTCCTCCAGACTTGGATAATTATGCTGATATTGGTTTGGTTCGAAACAGCAGTCCATCCTATGCTCCTTCAGAGTCACAACAGCAACAAGATCATCCTGAGTTACCAAGCTTTTCGGTGAGTTCACTCCTTGGATTAATGAAATGTTATATGCCAGCTCAAAATTAACGCTTAGCAAGTTGCTTTAGAGTGGTGTCagcttttatttgaaataataaaaaaagcagtTTTCATTGCATGATCTTTTTCATACCTTTTTGTTAGCATTCTGATGTGATTGTGTGCAAGCAGGCATATGATCCCCAGACTGGTTATGATATGTCATACTTCCAACCCCCAATTGATGAAACGGTACAAGGACAGGGTCAACCATCTCCACGTGAGGTAAATTTACCTGCTATAATACTTTTAGATGTGCAAGGTAGCATGCTTCTCTATATCTTCATCGCATATTAACTTGCATGCTTGCAAATGTGCACAAACCCAGTTTCCTTATTTATTGATGTGAATGGGTAAATAGCAGTTGTCAGTTTGGTTCTGCATAATTACATAGCGTATGTGGTGGTGGAAATTGTCTTTCCCTATAGACTGACACTCAGGAAAGCAATTGTGCTTTGAAGAAAACTTCCCTTTTTAGTCATTGCGTTATATTATATGAAAGTATGGCgtcatttaattttcattaccTTGTGACTTCAGGCCTTAACTGCCCATACAGGCAACCACATTCCTACATCAACAATGCCCACAATGCAACAGCAGCCTCCAATGGCTCAAATGTACCCACAAGTTCATGTCTCACCTTTCACAAATCTCATGCCATATCGCCAGTTCATCTCTCCTGTTTATGTTCCACCAATGCCCATGCCTGGTTACTCTAGCAACCCTGCATACCCACATCCATCAAATGGAAACAGTTACATGCTGATGCCCGGAGGTGGTTCCCATCTTAATGCAAATGGCCTCAAGTATGGAATCCAGCACTATAAACCAGTTCCTAGCAGCAATCCTGCTGGTTTTGGAAATTTTACAAGTCCAAGTGGGTATGCGATAAATGCTCCTGGTGTGGTTGGAAGTGCAGCAGGTCTTGAAGACCCATCTCGGATGAAGTACAAAGATGGAAACATTTATGTTCCCAACCCACAGGTAAAAGTTCTTTGTCGGTAATGACAATCTGACTTTACATTTGGTTGCTTTTATGGCTAACTGAGTAATTACATGAATTGGTCTGTCCATCACCTCTTTGTTGATTGCCTTTTACATTTTCTGTTGCAGTCTGAGTCATCTGAAATTTGGATTCAGAACCCAAGGGATCTTCCAGGCTTGCAATCGTCACCGTACTATAACATCCCTGGGCAAACACATGCTGCGTATTTGCCATCCCACACTGGCCATGCCTCCTTCAATGCGGCTGCAGCACAATCTTCTCACATGCAATTCCCAGGCTTGTATCCACCTCCACAGCCAACTGCAATGGCAAGTCCGCACCATTTGGGTCCTGTTATGGGCAACAATGTTGGAGTTGGGGTTGCCCCATCTGCTCCCGGGGCACAAGTGGGTGCTTATCAGCAACCTCAGTTAGGCCATCTCAACTGGACAACAAACTTCTGAAGGTAAATGTCAAATCAAACCCCATAAGGGGATTCAAGTAgttatagaaatttatttttccttgtgaaatatttaacctttttatcttcttttatttaatgcAATCAAAGTTCCATTTTCAggcatctttctttctttctttctttctttcttttttgctgtCCTATTTAGGCTGCTTCTGTTTCCCATAATGTAGACAAACCATGCACATTGAATCAAAGATACAGATGTAGGCAaatatggtaataaaaaaaatgtttcataaaTTGTATACTGGTGTATAGTGTTAAACCCCATTGTATGTTCTTGCAAGTCAACACGATTGGTCTGTTCGTAAATGAAGTCCATAATTGATTGTCAGTTTTCTTGTAGCAGTGCTGTTCTTCTAACTTCCTAGTGCTCAAAGTGTGATCCAAACCGTCCGTATTGGTTACAAAAGCCTTTCTTTTGTGGTTGATTGTTGTTTGAAAACCCAATTTTGGGTCTCCAAATTTGCTggagttaattataaattagtcttCGTAGTTTTTAGAAATGAATTGCTTAGCCCctcttcaatgaaaaaaaaaaaaaaaaacttaaataaccCTTGTAGTTTCATATCTTATTACCAACTTACTCTCACTTTATTAATAAACCTAGTGAAGtatcatcaatttaatattttgtttttcaaaaatgtttatattttacCAAATCTTCCTACTCACAAAATTCTTTTCCCTCACCAGAAAGgagaaaaattattgattattcACCGTAAGACCACAATTAATAACACaaccataataaaataaaactcatgtTCAAGAGTTTATATAttccaaattaagaaaaaaactaaattccaTAGGGAAATCACTATAGTTCCCTTAACAAAGTGCTGTTTATTGGCACaatgctttgtatttttttcagtcctttgaacttttttttttatttcactcatcaaacttttttgtttaattttatccttgtacattgttattttggatttgggtctccaaaattattttgattagcTTGGTATGTGGTTCTCAAGgtctaaaaaatatcataatatttggttgatgctcaattttaaaaaaaaaaaatcaattttattacttgaaaaatattgaaaattgaggGACCTAATATGACATGTCTAACACAAAGGTTTTATTGTACTGTtcaaaacacatttttgaaattgtttgcctttagaattgtttcattttctattttggttcctttgttttttgtaattcttgttttagtccaaaattttattttgttagtctTCAATTCATCGGTTTGAGAGTGGAGAAAGAGAGTtgccaaaaaataatgaaggagAGAGAGTTGATGGTTGAACATATTTTGACAATGAAATAAGTTATTCTTAGTGTCAATGACTTTTGTTTGATGAGAGAAATTCTAATGAAGTAGTAAAAAGCTTCAGATTAGATCTCAACTTTTCGCGACTACTTCTAGGCTGAGGTGTCTAGGCTTaattgttttacatttttttgCAAAAGCAAATCTCATATCAGGATAGAGGACCATCAAATacttaaatcaataaattataagaagaaaagaaaatgtaacaACGAGAAAAAGAACGTATGAGAGTGTATATTGTTGTGATTGTTGTGTGTGGCATTGTATTGTGACCTTATGTGGACTTGTGTCTTGTTACAAATGACCTAAGATATTTATACATCTCGATCACATGAAATTACCTTGTAAAACATGGGGTTGCAGACACCATGTGGAGTAATGATGGAACAATACCTATACCATGTAACTAAAGCTGTGTAAACGCTATACTTAAAGGGTTGATGCCCACTATTATTGGGGAGAAAGATAAGCATCCATTGAGAAGATAGGTTGGCAAGAGATAAccattagtaaaaaatataggCGGCATACAGACAATTCATGTGTATGCCGCCTATAGTCATGCCAAAAGTTTCTCGTGGTCTCCGACCTTCAAGGTATAATACACAAGAGATAACAAGACACTTCAAAAACATCATAagtatatgaaaataaaacaaaagtaaaataaaataaaactattttttagaaTCAAGTTTTtgatctaattatattttaacaaaaataaacatgtaaaataaagcgattgaataaaatctaaaac
It encodes the following:
- the LOC7475703 gene encoding GBF-interacting protein 1-like isoform X5; translation: MSYRGSVDSRKQPENFDQGMRPRTFLDRYAQRGGHTRTDSIGNRGVNREFRVVRDNRINQNANREPKPALPQGSTSAKEKGSGVTEKGSSAGISNNNLKPSNAQSSSQTSNGPTYPEPRYNRDAKSRAGDRKVVSEEKRSTASNATTSRAQVVKPNNSQQHDASLASSNSVVGVYSSSTDPVHVPSPDSRSSGVVGAIKREVGVVGGRRQSENAVKDLSSSNSFSESFHPLTAISNTDQVRQTAVIESMPSVPVNRSLLHNQYNSRPHQQTVGYPKASQHNKEWKPKSSQKSSITSPGVIGTPTKSSSPPTDNSKSMELNAANLQDKFSRVNIHENQNVIIAQHIRVPESDRCKLTFGSFGVEFDPSRNSTPGFQAVGISEESNRESAISKCDGSLPASCPESSSEDAPGGKQIELLDDQARNSESDSPEAGLASEHQLPEKSSSPPDLDNYADIGLVRNSSPSYAPSESQQQQDHPELPSFSAYDPQTGYDMSYFQPPIDETVQGQGQPSPREALTAHTGNHIPTSTMPTMQQQPPMAQMYPQVHVSPFTNLMPYRQFISPVYVPPMPMPGYSSNPAYPHPSNGNSYMLMPGGGSHLNANGLKYGIQHYKPVPSSNPAGFGNFTSPSGYAINAPGVVGSAAGLEDPSRMKYKDGNIYVPNPQSESSEIWIQNPRDLPGLQSSPYYNIPGQTHAAYLPSHTGHASFNAAAAQSSHMQFPGLYPPPQPTAMASPHHLGPVMGNNVGVGVAPSAPGAQVGAYQQPQLGHLNWTTNF